The following are encoded together in the Methanosarcina flavescens genome:
- a CDS encoding CBS domain-containing protein codes for MNVADIMSSPVYVINEDEPVSHARKLMLRHKISTLLVLNEGKMVGIVTKSDIVNRLAQAEPLWRRRPIDQVPIKLLMTESVITIYPEASISQAAALMLENRVHNIPVVKNDIVGIVTRTDLVRYVAENDEEIKTKISKLMTEDIISVHRHHTINHVIDEMNRNEIERVVVKDDAGKPVGIISSKSLALNLLTDFQGELSTKNIKMTRRSSPGGQKTYRYVKEVPLTAEDIMVSPIVSIDVNENVSAAAKKMIEEGLTALPVSDGEDIVGILSRTDIMKAIL; via the coding sequence ATGAACGTGGCGGACATCATGAGCTCACCTGTGTATGTTATAAATGAAGATGAGCCCGTGTCACATGCGAGAAAACTGATGTTAAGACATAAAATCAGTACGTTGCTTGTCCTCAACGAGGGCAAGATGGTGGGAATCGTCACAAAATCAGATATCGTTAACCGGCTGGCTCAGGCCGAACCCCTCTGGAGGAGGAGGCCAATAGACCAGGTGCCTATCAAGTTATTGATGACTGAATCGGTTATTACCATCTATCCCGAAGCCTCTATTTCCCAGGCAGCTGCCTTAATGCTTGAGAACAGGGTGCATAACATTCCGGTAGTAAAGAACGATATTGTAGGCATTGTAACCAGGACAGATCTTGTGCGCTATGTTGCGGAAAACGACGAGGAAATAAAAACAAAAATCTCCAAATTAATGACGGAGGACATCATTTCTGTTCACAGACATCATACTATCAACCATGTAATTGACGAAATGAACAGAAATGAGATCGAAAGAGTAGTCGTTAAAGATGATGCAGGAAAACCAGTGGGGATTATTTCCAGCAAAAGCCTTGCTTTAAACCTCTTAACTGACTTTCAGGGCGAACTTTCCACAAAAAACATAAAAATGACTCGTAGATCTTCCCCTGGGGGCCAGAAGACCTATAGATACGTAAAAGAGGTGCCTTTGACTGCAGAAGACATTATGGTTTCTCCGATAGTTTCCATTGACGTAAATGAAAACGTCAGTGCAGCCGCAAAAAAAATGATTGAAGAAGGACTGACTGCGCTACCTGTCAGTGACGGAGAAGATATAGTGGGCATATTAAGCAGAACCGACATTATGAAAGCCATCCTCTGA
- a CDS encoding CBS domain-containing protein — protein MQVKDIMVQPYKISKSDTISHALDLMEKKDTKRLLVVNGDQVLGVLTMRSLTEQLGTRKKLSKPASSLHVATAVSDNFVKVLPDTDIRDALTLMKKKSGVIIVTDNGNALGWVTPQEFMKINHFAGFVGEVMEKNPIVVSPSDRVSHARRLILDKNVGRLPVIENGKLVGIIAEDDIAFAMRSFRDLVADNQQDSRIRNLLVGDIMTRSVVSVYTNTPLAEAVQIMIEHDVGGVPVLNLEEELVGFLARRNIINTIEE, from the coding sequence ATGCAAGTTAAAGACATAATGGTACAGCCATATAAAATTAGCAAGTCAGACACCATATCTCACGCCCTAGACCTTATGGAAAAGAAGGATACAAAACGCCTGCTAGTAGTCAACGGCGATCAGGTACTCGGTGTACTTACAATGAGAAGTCTGACAGAGCAGCTCGGAACTCGCAAGAAACTGAGCAAACCTGCATCCTCTCTGCATGTTGCAACAGCCGTATCCGACAACTTTGTAAAGGTTCTGCCCGATACTGATATCAGGGATGCCCTTACCCTGATGAAAAAGAAAAGTGGCGTAATTATTGTCACTGATAACGGAAACGCCCTGGGCTGGGTAACACCTCAGGAATTCATGAAAATAAACCACTTCGCAGGCTTTGTTGGGGAAGTAATGGAAAAAAACCCTATCGTTGTCAGCCCATCTGACAGAGTGAGCCACGCCAGAAGGCTTATTCTTGATAAGAATGTGGGAAGGCTGCCAGTAATTGAAAATGGAAAACTCGTAGGTATTATTGCTGAGGACGACATTGCCTTTGCCATGCGTTCTTTCAGAGACCTGGTAGCTGACAACCAGCAAGATTCAAGGATAAGGAACCTGCTGGTAGGGGACATTATGACCCGCAGTGTCGTAAGTGTCTATACCAATACCCCTCTTGCAGAAGCTGTCCAGATAATGATAGAACACGATGTCGGAGGTGTTCCGGTCCTTAACCTGGAAGAGGAACTTGTTGGTTTCCTGGCCCGGAGGAATATAATAAATACAATTGAGGAATAA
- a CDS encoding TIGR00266 family protein: MADEIDYQIMGDDMQIVEIELDPEEAVQAEAGAMAYMGPGIQMQTSMGNEGGGLFGGLKKGLKRVLTGESFFITNFIHRGSGKGHVAFAAPYPGKIIPIDLTKFGGSLLCQKDSFLCAARGVEVEVAFTRKLGAGLFGGEGFILQRLKGDGLAFLHIGGTVIRKDLAPGETYRVDTGCVAAFTETVTYDITWSRNFKNALFGGEGVVLATLTGPGTVYMQSLPFSRLADRIFAASAYGRNREEQSGILGSDVFGGLIGGDKAF; encoded by the coding sequence ATGGCAGATGAAATCGACTACCAGATTATGGGCGACGATATGCAGATTGTTGAAATCGAGCTCGATCCTGAAGAAGCCGTCCAGGCAGAAGCCGGGGCTATGGCTTATATGGGACCAGGAATCCAGATGCAGACAAGCATGGGTAATGAAGGAGGTGGACTTTTCGGAGGCTTGAAAAAAGGACTTAAACGAGTGCTTACAGGAGAAAGTTTCTTCATTACAAACTTTATCCATAGGGGTTCCGGGAAAGGGCATGTAGCATTTGCAGCTCCATATCCGGGCAAGATTATTCCTATTGACCTTACTAAGTTTGGAGGCAGCCTCCTCTGTCAGAAAGACTCATTTCTCTGTGCAGCTCGCGGGGTAGAAGTGGAAGTCGCTTTCACCCGCAAGCTCGGAGCAGGGCTATTCGGTGGTGAAGGTTTTATTCTTCAGAGACTGAAGGGTGACGGCCTGGCTTTTCTCCATATTGGAGGTACAGTCATAAGAAAGGATCTGGCACCTGGCGAGACATACCGTGTCGATACGGGCTGTGTGGCAGCTTTCACCGAAACTGTGACCTATGATATAACCTGGTCAAGGAATTTTAAAAATGCTCTCTTCGGCGGTGAAGGAGTTGTCCTTGCAACCCTTACAGGTCCGGGCACAGTATATATGCAGAGCCTGCCTTTCTCCCGCCTCGCTGACAGGATCTTTGCAGCTTCTGCCTACGGTCGTAACCGGGAAGAACAGAGCGGCATTCTTGGAAGTGATGTCTTTGGAGGTTTGATTGGTGGAGATAAAGCATTTTAA
- a CDS encoding RNA ligase, translating into MKRDGNEEIDPEFVARITSYLGFNKERVQRLFEKSYLARNWGKYENLLRFDKEISHIERGTVLYEKDSSFETIMGFPKIRRAMVLDPTIKKHFSGLEKVAVEEKMNGYNVRIAIAKDEILAITRSGYICPYTTQKAKEKLNLKFFEDFPEFVLYGEMVGPDNPYVPKEVYDVESVEFYIFDIRKKNSGEPLPIKRKQEILKKYGFSQVRFFNEFPLETAAEEIEKIIRKLGEIEHEGVVIKDPDMILSPLKYTSSQSNCSDLRHAFKFYNETGRDYMLSRIVREGFQTVEWDEGETEFEKRCMKLGKSILGPLRESIRSVKNGQRLYEEVRIRVSDLKTAADFEDYLKRLGIDAVFEEPQPIGEEYRIVIRKINKSTNDKTHAILQGETW; encoded by the coding sequence ATGAAAAGAGATGGGAATGAAGAAATAGATCCTGAATTTGTAGCTCGGATTACCAGTTACCTGGGGTTTAATAAGGAAAGGGTTCAGCGTCTTTTTGAGAAGAGTTATCTCGCCCGAAACTGGGGAAAATATGAAAATTTGCTCCGTTTCGATAAGGAAATTTCCCATATCGAGAGAGGAACAGTACTTTATGAGAAGGACAGTTCTTTCGAAACCATTATGGGCTTTCCGAAAATCCGACGAGCTATGGTGCTGGATCCTACGATTAAAAAACACTTCAGTGGCCTTGAAAAAGTAGCCGTGGAAGAAAAAATGAATGGATATAATGTCCGTATAGCGATTGCAAAAGATGAGATCCTTGCAATTACACGAAGCGGATATATCTGCCCTTATACGACTCAAAAAGCAAAGGAAAAATTGAACCTGAAATTCTTTGAAGATTTCCCAGAGTTTGTACTTTACGGAGAAATGGTAGGACCTGATAACCCATATGTTCCAAAAGAAGTCTATGATGTCGAATCTGTAGAATTTTATATCTTTGATATTCGGAAGAAAAACAGCGGTGAACCTCTTCCAATAAAAAGGAAGCAGGAAATCCTGAAGAAATATGGTTTTTCCCAGGTAAGGTTTTTCAATGAGTTCCCGCTGGAAACTGCTGCTGAAGAAATTGAAAAAATTATCCGGAAACTTGGGGAAATAGAGCATGAGGGTGTTGTAATAAAGGACCCAGACATGATTCTTTCCCCGTTAAAATATACTTCTTCACAGAGTAATTGTTCGGATCTCAGACACGCCTTTAAGTTTTACAATGAAACAGGCAGAGATTACATGCTTTCCCGGATTGTCAGAGAAGGCTTCCAGACAGTTGAATGGGACGAAGGCGAGACCGAATTTGAAAAACGCTGCATGAAACTTGGAAAAAGCATATTGGGTCCTCTCAGAGAATCCATAAGAAGTGTGAAAAACGGTCAAAGGCTATATGAGGAGGTAAGGATAAGGGTGAGTGACTTAAAAACCGCAGCCGATTTCGAGGACTACCTTAAAAGACTAGGGATCGATGCAGTTTTTGAAGAGCCTCAACCGATTGGAGAAGAGTATCGGATAGTTATAAGGAAAATTAATAAGAGCACCAATGATAAAACTCATGCAATCTTGCAGGGTGAGACGTGGTAA